The Oscarella lobularis chromosome 9, ooOscLobu1.1, whole genome shotgun sequence genome includes a window with the following:
- the LOC136191257 gene encoding uncharacterized protein — MRQLALDYAIRIQPYRTKAQFQQVADALNGSPEAQGCNITIPNRKYAESRFSTFPAPAKSTVYVDAVRGSDTNTGTLENPYKTINKAVASIGTDSIILLRAGTHFLQETIVLNASHSGLTIQNYNGEEAWISGGVPLTPQWKPFNVSNSSNWITEMNENAIYGDHPTPGHIAINGTYDTWQECETMCQKNGTCNVWTWHDAKYDGYSHTCWFRYDHRYDPTPEKGINSGYKTLAPNIYIADLDIDSIPGLRVNTKRAIRARYPNADPEIGFGSRLAATEWLKPTVPSKPDSEYYPETPLRNTTPNMFQRYYLGIGGPCEHFTPPAGYWCGTRGAGGGPKTYTIPSGIVVNQTVLPHSPYKDPTTGIVQAWRVYHWASWMFEIGNHDVSVDGTTSTFVFSKGGFQGGRGNDRGDWFYIENIFEELDNPNEYFFDEKTKMLYYFHNGTGTVPSDWKFVATNLQTLFNVSGTRDKPVMGISFRGVGFRDAAYTYMEPHGIPSGGDWALQRYGALFFEGTEGAIVDSCVFERLDGNAVMISGYNRNATIQKSEFVWIGDSAIASWGYTTGSSVDGMGPDGTDGNQPRFNNILYNFVHELGIWEKQSSFYFQSKSCQNLLQGNIFFNGPRAGINFNDGFGGGSNLTENILFNTCRESGDHGPFNSWDRQVYVTKLIDGKTPSPVKLYDYISRNFMIANYNSQEAIDNDDGSCYYETFNNFFAYSGNGMKSDFDGHDNHHHDNVYAYVGEGYGINHDVLPGHQDHFYNNYVVMNGDGDYGHGTTCSGPGMTVVYGNRIFTPKGNVTECGMSLAAWQAKGNDKGTTAGKWPDDDDLIAAAKKALGMV, encoded by the coding sequence ATGCGCCAACTTGCATTAGATTATGCAATAAGAATTCAGCCATATCGCACGAAGGCCCAATTCCAGCAAGTCGCCGACGCTCTAAACGGATCTCCCGAAGCGCAGGGCTGCAATATAACCATTCCAAACAGAAAATACGCAGAGAGCCGCTTTTCTACCTTCCCTGCACCCGCTAAATCGACCGTATacgtcgacgccgtacgTGGAAGCGACACGAATACGGGAACGCTGGAAAACCCGTACAAAACAATAAACAAagccgtcgcgtcgatcggAACAGACTCGATCATCCTTCTTCGAGCGGGAACTCACTTTCTTCAAGAAACAATCGTTCTGAACGCGTCTCACAGCGGACTGACCATTCAGAACTACAACGGCGAAGAGGCGTGGATAAGCGGGGGCGTGCCCCTTACACCCCAATGGAAACCGTTCAACGTTTCGAATAGCAGCAATTGGATAACGGAAATGAACGAGAACGCAATATATGGCGATCATCCAACCCCAGGACACATTGCAATCAATGGAACGTACGACACGTGGCAAGAATGCGAAACGATGTGTCAGAAAAACGGCACGTGCAACGTGTGGACTTGGCACGATGCCAAGTACGACGGCTATAGTCACACGTGCTGGTTTCGCTACGACCACCGCTACGATCCCACGCCGGAGAAGGGAATCAATAGCGGTTATAAAACCCTCGCACCGAATATTTATATCGCCGATTTGGATATTGATTCGATTCCGGGACTTCGGGTTAATACGAAACGCGCTATTAGAGCGCGATATCCGAACGCCGATCCCGAGATCGGTTTCGGTTCGAGGCTTGCGGCGACCGAGTGGCTCAAGCCGACCGTTCCGTCGAAACCGGACTCGGAATATTATCCCGAGACTCCTTTGAGGAATACGACTCCGAATATGTTTCAACGCTACTATCTCGGCATCGGTGGCCCGTGCGAGCATTTTACCCCGCCCGCGGGCTACTGGTGCGGTACGCGCGGCGCAGGCGGCGGCCCCAAGACCTATACTATCCCATCGGGGATTGTCGTGAATCAGACCGTGTTACCTCACTCGCCTTACAAGGATCCCACAACGGGAATCGTTCAAGCGTGGCGCGTCTATCATTGGGCGAGTTGGATGTTCGAAATTGGGAATCacgacgtttccgtcgacggcacgacgtcgacttttgtttttagtaAAGGCGGTTTTCAGGGCGGTCGCGGAAACGATCGCGGCGACTGGTTCTACATCGAAAACATATTCGAAGAACTCGACAATCCGAACGAGtatttcttcgacgagaaaacgaaaatgcTCTACTATTTTCACAACGGAACGGGAACGGTGCCGTCGGATTGgaaattcgtcgcgacgaatctTCAAACGCTCTTCAACGTGAGTGGAACTCGAGATAAACCCGTGATGGGAATTTCGTTTCGTGGAGTGGGCTTTCGCGACGCGGCGTACACGTACATGGAACCGCACGGCATACCGTCGGGCGGCGATTGGGCATTGCAGAGATACGGTGCGCTGTTTTTTGAGGGCACCGAAggcgcgatcgtcgactcGTGCGTCTTCGAGAGACTCGACGGTAATGCCGTAATGATTTCGGGATATAATCGCAATGCGACAATACAGAAGTCGGAGTTTGTTTGGATTGGCGATTCGGCTATCGCCTCGTGGGGCTATACGACGGGGTCGAGTGTCGACGGGATGGGGCCAGATGGAACGGACGGTAATCAGCCGCGATTTAATAATATTCTATATAATTTTGTTCACGAGCTCGGCATATGGGAGAAACAGTCGTCGTTTTATTTCCAGTCAAAGTCGTGTCAGAATCTTCTCCAGGGAAATATCTTCTTCAATGGGCCGCGAGCGGGGATCAATTTCAATGACGGTTTCGGAGGCGGTTCGAATTTGACggaaaatattttgtttAATACGTGTCGAGAATCGGGTGATCACGGCCCGTTCAATAGCTGGGATCGTCAGGTGTACGTGACGAAATTGATCGACGggaaaacgccgtcgcccgTCAAACTCTACGACTACATTTCGAGGAATTTCATGATTGCGAACTATAACAGTCAGGAGGCgatcgacaacgacgacggatcgTGCTATTATGAAACGTTCAATAATTTCTTTGCGTACAGTGGCAATGGAATGAAGAGCGATTTTGACGGGCACGATAATCATCACCATGACAATGTCTATGCGTATGTCGGAGAAGGGTACGGTATTAATCACGATGTGCTTCCTGGGCATCAGGATCATTTTTATAATAACTATGTCGTTATGAATGGGGATGGGGACTATGGGCACGGAACGACGTGCTCCGGACCAGGAATGACGGTCGTTTACGGCAATAGGATTTTTACACCGAAAGGGAATGTTACGGAATGTGGAATGAGTCTCGCTGCTTGGCAGGCCAAAGGAAATGATAAGGGTACGACGGCGGGGAAGTGGCcggatgacgacgatctcaTTGCGGCTGCTAAGAAAGCTTTGGGCATGGTGTAG
- the LOC136191264 gene encoding uncharacterized protein isoform X2 — MRIRAVFCLLLPAVLACDDGCIFTAPIINSATNIYAERFGKYRENFNQSLEDVQLYRLESETFVLYSEGLTKPASQNVTVKSFVHLNGSRYDQTQRQKDGLPLPFECQCLPDKVGIYLHYRKAPLCDNCNITHFFWVNNKVLMARSILVHVLYEDNPLEKTYTVSANETKLHCPVNTKNVKWRHCLKDASCTEIPNQSGGIFIIHSPFENDTGYYQCFVQRSKSKPQDLANFRRKVVTNGKAFLQSTANSLTFATVMPSTLSTTHLTTTVAPSNSPANATVIPSTSSTTNLTTTVAPSNSTSGKEDSESRVGLVVGLSVVGVVVAAAVVGFCCYKRRKEDKSKDSPGETPMETMKTDKTKKRL; from the exons ATGCGGATACGGGCggttttttgtcttcttcttccggcAGTGTTAGCTTGTGACGACGGTTGCATCTTTACAG CTCCAATAATTAACTCGGCCACAAATATTTACGCCGAGCGGTTTGGCAAATACAGGGAAAATTTCAATCAAAGCTTAGAAGACGTTCAACTGTACCGCTTAGAAAGCGAAACTTTCGTTTTATACTCGGAGGGTCTAACCAAACCAGCATCACAAAATGTCACAGTAAAAAGCTTCGTTCACCTTAACGGAAGTCGGTACGACCAAACTCAACGGCAAAAGGATGGCCTGCCTCTTCCTTTTGAATGCCAATGCCTGCCCGACAAAGTTGGAATTTATTTACATTATAGGAAGGCTCCGCTTTGTGATAACTGTAACATCACTCATTTCTTTTGGGTCAACAATAAAGTCCTAATGGCTAGATCCATCCTCGTCCACGTTCTGT ATGAAGATAATCCTTTGGAAAAAACGTACACAGTATCCGCCAATGAAACTAAGCTTCATTGCCCTGTGAATACAAAAAACGTAAAATGGAGGCACTGCTTGAAGGACGCATCTTGCACTGAAATTCCGAATCAAAGCGGAGGAATTTTCATAATACATAGTCCTTTCGAAAATGACACAGGCTATTACCAATGCTTCGTACAGCGCTCAAAATCGAAACCGCAAGACTTAGCAAATTTCAGAAGAAAAGTGGTAACGAACGGCAAAGCCTTTCTTCAATCAACAGCTAATTCTCTTACATTCGCCACGGTAATGCCTTCAACGTTATCAACCACACACTTAACTACGACGGTCGCGCCATCCAATTCACCTGCAAACGCGACGGTAATTCCTTCAACGTCATCAACCACAAATCTAACAACGACGGTCGCACCATCCAATTCGACGTCCGGAAAGGAAGACTCTGAGTCGAGGGTGGGTTTGGTGGTTGGACTGTCGGTGGTGGGGGTGGTggttgcggcggcggtggtggGGTTTTGTTGTTATAAGCGCCGCAAAGAAGATAAAAGTAAAGATTCTCCGGGCGAAACTCCCATGGAAACTATGAAAACCGATAAGACTAAAAAACGACTGTAG
- the LOC136191254 gene encoding protein mono-ADP-ribosyltransferase PARP14-like, whose translation MESERSKKATGWGRGRGIRCGGSRDPGGSPLHNSQSKSHTVEAPRSKETSSNSPPFNFEASSPHQTAVGIDQYADTPGNAVDPRGLFSGSTVSAESSDSVYYPPLDQYGPTGDAPDARLRAAEGFRKAQANAHAHVSRGRSEKPVGKTESKLRFSSLPSDLTSEELATIVRESCRLAEDDVRVEFLRDDAVSAVVVLNDGNAAFNLWKRRLAKNCLTYKGERLTWDIDEPTELDGSRFLLENAPDDITSGGSLLRRLRVSDVALKGAGVKAQCFQKDDINCWVVFTGGNITADDSLMKVLNDNVGAMFTNSSAHTRFRCIEKPRHVTVTGLSSTLSEDDVTFLFYEHGAFVQEVKTLRSAQSGKEFLVTFRKQSDAARDWSSLDWEDEKPCVKIYDLYPTCTDVIGSSTPDSRQSSKNFKKTVPEAGDSAPSARDDSSCKTTKASTSKSNDEEERTVEIEEELTLKPYDDLDCDARIVDYVWNVKKRRRKLEKAVAGKNYKISWDADNDCLSIKPKPAAKEQGEEWKEECADAARDFFDDYKILKVSVGEKFWKTIIDFIAEEEHGDGVSIHKEATSFVIVVVGEETSVSSCVRSLKLELKRAEKTVQEEESIVTKYIKASNAENLHAFLDSNEFASFCRKWSEVDFRANDSRCAIEIECQHKIAEKVRESLETVLSGFQTEYLPVSQHLHTFFLKRGFEKANALLSSHGIQVKIIAVDKREHRLKAAGNPADFSKARNVLLTSYQAVQINVDDVETQEFLSTAYFASFVDTFAKKKDVILIPSLDDMARAMVTGGDAFVVGSAMDAAFVAKQVNEYLKENVIYSITLDFPTATGRFLQTYKWNALMAIKNQLKAFSAEIKVVPGPRYTLELSANRDGLQPLRREIDNAARSIKETTAEVKKYGLYRFIGSESYVKEKSHLEGKYRVILATDQDKEPEPVFDAATRSMVGSEKKGEFRSARHPGKTMALFVGDLCRHTADAIVNAANEDLQHSGGLARNIAKAAGVDLQNDCRDYIRANKKLPTGQAMRSKPGQLKSTKHVFHAVGPRWPKEILSTVALNNAEKSLKDAVFNTLSLASKFQCKSVAFPAISSGIFGCPIDDCAKNMIASASEFLAKNEDSSIEVVQFVMRAEDNENVVAFEKEMRKRLEFVPPKPVHKPPQEHRFRFGLNRPAETAASRTTVSPTVTVVQGTTTDEKVDIVVNSTNGELDMYCALAARALSKAAGRRLQEACTQYVAKNGPLTEGGIAVTDAYNLPAKKVLHVWCPKTAEGLKKLVVLFLIEASRLEATSVSIPALGTGRLGLSDKKSAQSICQGITDFYSQSPNTTVATIRLVVFDKSRLSAFKDQVAKLDINLKGLPAGKQVAGKQPPRAGAVAPKNMITLQNGSKLTVETGDIVSFNADAIVVPVDPSLDLRKGIVAKKIHTLAGPNLQAECNTKHPNGIPVGEMVDLAGSGGVKAKHVFALACPRNVPPNGTRDLKSSVVKCLAAAEAAGVRSIAIPALGTGNLGFLNSETATAIFQAAIEYSQESVASTLQNIYVLVFDAPRLDDFMAELRSCFPNQIRDDDTSGDGGGFGSRMKKLFTNVVGSVFGSASKKDPVRNVDAAKPPDTVVITVLGEKCHDAFRALKEEINSECITETVDVAVPENLDEEKLMQLQTLVLEKHVVMTFKAGAADASPEITLSGWKEDTRNAMKVVVKALSEHWKTDKEAHVAEVVAATNLKARVSWFWLSDTGYREYSPQVTIQIEDALVRQEKTVITVGQSEFEIDAAGRKQISINSGNIRKIKREDVSDGIALPSTWDEIEDGKEVVRVEVKKDSSEFNEVSQKFLATAGGITAQHIVSILRIQNPRIYKFYAREKEMLEKKRATALANQGQGFGVEWNLWHGTSEEIIQQIVTKGFNRSYAGKNVGKKYGQGVYFAKDAYYSARPGYAVPNANANGNQNMFLCRVLVGLFTLGTKDMVEPPPIDALTSVVDTYDSTVNDMTNPGIFASCFTDHHAYPDYLIVFNTTKL comes from the exons ATGGAATCAGAGCGCTCAAAAAAAGCGACCGGGTGGGGTCGAGGACGCGGTATTCGTTGTGGTGGCAGCAGAGATCCTGGTGGCAGCCCCTTACACAATTCTCAATCGAAATCTCATACCGTTGAGGCGCCCCGAAGTAAGGAAACTTCGTCAAATTCTCCTCCGTTCAATTTCGAAGCCTCGAGTCCACATCAAACGGCGGTGGGCATTGATCAATATGCTGACACGCCGGGCAATGCGGTTGACCCGCGTGGCCTTTTTTCCGGGTCGACAGTCTCTGCCGAGTCTTCTGATTCTGTTTACTATCCTCCTCTGGATCAGTACGGGCCAACAGGTGACGCGCCTGATGCGCGCCTTCGCGCTGCGGAAGGCTTTCGGAAAGCGCAAGCCAACGCCCATGCTCATGTGTCGCGTGGGAGGAGTGAGAAGCCGGTGGGAAAGACGGAAAGCAAgcttcgcttttcgtcgctgcCTTCTGATCTGACAAGTGAAGAGCTTGCGACAATTGTCAGAGAAAGTTGCCGTCtcgcagaagacgacgtcagagTCGAATTTTTacgtgacgacgccgtttctgCGGTTGTTGTTCTAAACGACGGCAATG CTGCTTTTAATTTGTGGAAGCGGCGTCTCGCCAAAAATTGTCTTACGTACAAAGGAGAAAGGCTAACGTGGGACATCGATGAGCCAACTGAATTAGACGGCAGCcgatttcttcttgaaaATGCGCCTGATGACATCACTTCAGGCGGAagccttcttcgtcgcttgagaGTCAGCGACGTTGCCCTGAAGGGAGCAGGTGTAAAGGCGCAGTGTTTTCAAAAGGACGATATCAACTGCTGGGTTGTTTTCACTGGGGGCAATATTACGGCAG atGATTCACTGATGAAAGTCCTGAACGACAACGTAGGGGCTATGTTTACCAATTCATCAGCTCATACTCGGTTTCGGTGCATTGAAAAGCCAAGGCATGTTACGGTTACAGGCTTGAGCTCTACTTTATCGGAGGATGACGTGACATTTCTCTTCTACGAACACGGTGCTTTTGTTCAGGAAGTAAAAACTCTAAGATCAGCGCAGTCTGGAAAAGAGTTTTTGGTGACGTTCAGAAAGCAATCAG ATGCTGCACGTGACTGGTCTAGTCTCGACTGGGAAGATGAAAAACCTTGCGTTAAAATTTATGACTTGTATCCCACGTGCACCGATGTTATCGGTTCAAGCACGCCTGATAGTCGTCAGTCTTCCAAAAACTTTAAAAAAACAGTACCTGAAGCTGGTGACTCTGCGCCTTCTGCACGCGACGACAGTTCTTGTAAAACAACGAAAGCTAGCACCAGTAAATCcaatgacgaagaagaaagaaccgttgaaatagaagaagaactgACGCTAAAACCTTATGATGATTTAGACTGTGACGCTAGGATTGTTGATTATGTGTGGAACGtcaaaaagcgacgtcgaaaactgGAGAAAGCTGTAGCCGGAAAGAATTACAAGATAAGTTGGGATGCTGACAATGATTGCCTCTCAATCAAACCTAAACCTGCTGCTAAAGAACAGGGCGAGGAGTGGAAAGAAGAATGCGCTGATGCAGCCAGAGACTTTTTTGACGACTATAAAATTCTGAAGGTGTCTGTTGGAGAGAAATTCTGGAAAACAATCATTGATTTTATTGCGGAAGAAGAACATGGCGACGGCGTGAGCATTCACAAAGAGGCGACATCTTTTGTCATTGTTGTTGTTGGCGAAGAAACTTCTGTGTCTTCTTGTGTGCGGTCCCTAAAATTGGAGCTTAAGCGAGCTGAGAAGACCGTTCAAGAGGAAGAGTCAATTGTGACAAAATACATCAAGGCTAGCAATGCAGAAAACCTTCACGCCTTCTTGGACAGTAATGAGTTTGCTTCATTTTGCAGAAAATGGTCAGAAGTAGATTTTCGAGCAAATGATTCCCGTTGtgcaattgaaattgaatgtCAACATAAGATTGCAGAAAAAGTGAGGGAAAGTCTAGAGACCGTCCTCAGCGGTTTTCAAACCGAGTATCTTCCAGTCTCTCAACACCTGCACACGTTCTTTCTGAAGCGTGGATTTGAAAAAGCCAATGCATTGCTGTCATCACACGGCATTCAGGTGAAGATCATCGCTGTTGACAAGAGAGAGCACCGTCTGAAAGCGGCAGGAAATCCTGCCGACTTTTCAAAAGCCCGCAATGTTCTGCTAACTAGTTACCAAGCTGTTCAAATcaatgtcgacgacgtggaaaCGCAAGAGTTTCTAAGCACAGCATATTTCGCGTCATTCGTGGATACCTTTgctaaaaaaaaagacgtcattcTCATTCCTAGCTTGGATGACATGGCTCGAGCTATGGTGACCGGCGGCGATGCTTTTGTCGTTGGCTCGGCGATGGACGCAGCTTTTGTAGCAAAGCAAGTGAATGAGTATCTCAAGGAAAACGTGATTTACAGCATAACGCTCGATTTTCCTACGGCAACTGgccgttttcttcaaacGTACAAATGGAATGCACTTATGGCAATTAAGAACCAACTGAAAGCTTTTTCAGCAGAAATTAAGGTTGTTCCGGGTCCGCGTTATACGTTAGAGCTCAGTGCTAATCGCGACGGCTTGCAGCCGTTGCGAAGAGAAATTGACAATGCAGCTCGAAGCATTAAGGAGACGACTGCAGAAGTGAAAAAGTACGGACTCTATCGCTTTATCGGCAGCGAGTCATAcgtaaaagagaaaagccaTCTTGAAGGAAAATACCGTGTTATACTGGCAACCGATCAAGACAAAGAGCCCGAGCCAGTCTTCGACGCAGCCACTCGCTCAATGGTAGGctcagaaaagaaaggcgaattTCGAAGCGCTCGCCATCCGGGGAAGACAATGGCTCTTTTTGTTGGCGACCTTTGCCGTCACACGGCTGATGCAATTGTCAACGCAGCCAATGAAGACCTTCAGCACAGTGGCGGTCTTGCGCGGAACATAGCAAAGGCAGCTGGAGTTGATTTACAGAATGACTGTCGAGATTATATCAGAGCAAACAAGAAGCTTCCGACAGGGCAAGCAATGCGTTCGAAACCTGGCCAGCTCAAGAGCACTAAGCACGTATTTCACGCAGTCGGTCCAAGGTGGCCAAAAGAAATTCTCAGCACAGTTGCTCTTAACAATGCGGAGAAAAGCCTGAAAGACGCCGTTTTCAATACCTTGTCTCTTGCTTCCAAGTTTCAGTGCAAAAGCGTTGCGTTTCCGGCTATAAGTTCGGGAATATTCGGGTGTCCTATCGACGACTGCGCCAAAAATATGATAGCTTCCGCTTCTGAGTTTTTGGCGAAGAACGAGGATAGTTCGATAGAGGTCGTGCAATTCGTTATGCGAGCTGAAGacaacgaaaacgtcgtcgcttttgagaaagaaatgaGAAAACGGCTTGAGTTCGTTCCTCCCAAGCCTGTACATAAACCGCCGCAAGAGCATCGTTTCCGCTTTGGTCTAAATAGGCCTGCTGAAACTGCCGCATCTCGTACTACTGTCTCTCCAACCGTTACGGTCGTACAAGGAACTACAACTGATGAAAAA GTTGATATCGTTGTTAATTCTACCAATGGAGAATTGGATATGTATTGCGCATTGGCAGCAAGGGCATTGTCCAAGGCTGCTGGACGTCGTTTGCAAGAGGCTTGTACTCAGTACGTAGCAAAGAACGGTCCACTAACTGAAGGAGGCATTGCTGTCACGGACGCCTACAACCTACCAGCGAAAAAAGTTCTTCACGTTTGGTGTCCAAAGACAGCTGAG GGACTGAAGAAACTTGTCGTTTTGTTCCTTATCGAAGCCTCTCGCCTTGAGGCTACTTCCGTATCTATTCCAGCTTTGGGCACTGGTCGACTGGGACTCTCTGACAAGAAATCAGCTCAGTCAATCTGTCAAGGAATAACAGATTTTTATTCCCAGTCGCCCAATACTACAGTTGCAACCATTCGACTTGTAGTTTTTGACAAGTCAAGGCTGTCGGCTTTCAAAGACCAGGTGGCAAAACTGGACATTAATCTGAAAGGATTACCTGCAGGAAAGCAAGTGGCTGGCAAACAGCCGCCTAGGGCAGGAGCAGTAGCACCAAAAAATATGATCACGTTGCAGAACGGGTCGAAGCTGACCGTAGAGACCGGTGACATTGTTTCGTTCAATGCCGACGCCATTGTCGTTCCCGTTGATCCTTCTCTCGATCTTCGCAAGGGAATAGTGGCGAAGAAGATACACACTCTGGCGGGCCCAAACCTTCAGGCCGAATGCAACACTAAGCACCCGAACGGCATACCTGTAGGAGAAATGGTTGATCTTGCAGGCAGTGGCGGTGTCAAAGCAAAGCATGTCTTTGCTCTTGCTTGTCCGCGAAATGTTCCTCCAAATGGAACGAGAGACTTGAAGTCTTCTGTTGTCAAATGCCTTGCAGCTGCTGAAGCTGCGGGCGTTCGTTCCATAGCCATTCCTGCTTTAGGCACGGGCAATCTCGGCTTTTTGAATTCTGAAACTGCCACCGCCATTTTCCAGGCAGCTATTGAGTATAGTCAGGAAAGCGTTGCATCCACGTTGCAGAACATTTACGTTTTGGTCTTCGACGCTCCTCGCTTAGACGATTTTATGGCCGAGCTACGATCATGCTTTCCCAACCAGATACGTGACGACGATACTAGCGGCGACGGTGGAGGTTTCGGTTCAAGAATGAAAAAACTTTTCACCAATGTTGTCGGTAGCGTTTTTGGCTCAGCTTCAAAAAAGGATCCCGTACGAAACGTCGATGCTGCAAAACCTCCTGATACTGTGGTGATAACCGTATTAGGGGAGAAATGCCACGACGCGTTTAGAGCGCTCAAAGAAGAGATAAACAGCGAATGCATTACGGAGACCGTTGATGTCGCCGTTCCAGAGAATCTAGACGAGGAAAAGCTCATGCAGCTGCAAACTCTTGTCTTGGAAAAGCACGTCGTTATGACATTCAAAGCTGGAGCAGCGGATGCCAGTCCTGAAATTACTCTCTCCGGATGGAAAGAAGATACTAGAAATGCAATGAAAGTCGTTGTCAAGGCACTTTCTGAACACTGGAAAACAGACAAAGAGGCTCACGTCGCAGAAGTGGTTGCAGCTACTAACTTGAAAGCACGTGTCAGTTGGTTTTGGCTCAGCGACACCGGTTACCGCGAGTACTCGCCACAAGTAACAATACAGATCGAAGACGCTCTTGTGCGACAGGAGAAGACGGTCATTACTGTGGGACAAAGTGAGTTTGAAATTGACGCTGCTGGGCGAAAGCAGATTTCGATTAATAGCGGCAACATACGAAAGATTAAGAGAGAGGACGTTTCCGACG GAATTGCTTTGCCATCCACTTGGGATGAAATAGAAGACGGCAAAGAGGTTGTTCGCGTTGAAGTTAAAAAGGATTCGTCAGAGTTCAACGAGGTCTCCCAAAAGTTTCTCGCCACCGCTGGTGGAATTACCGCTCAGCACATAGTCAGCATCTTACGAATCCAAAACCCTCGGATATACAAGTTTTAtgcaagagaaaaggaaatgTTAGAGAAGAAGCGAGCTACTGCATTAGCAAATCAAGGACAAGGATTTGGGGTAGAATGGAACCTTTGGCATGGAACCAGCGAAGAAATTATTCAGCAGATAGTAACGAAAGGATTCAATCGTTCGTATGCTGGAAAAAATG TCGGCAAAAAGTATGGCCAAGGCGTCTACTTCGCAAAGGATGCTTACTATTCTGCTAGACCAGGCTACGCCGTTCCAAATGCAAATGCAAATGGCAATCAGAACATGTTTCTTTGCCGTGTTCTTGTTGGCCTGTTCACCCTTGGCACAAAGGATATGGTAGAGCCGCCCCCTATTGATGCTCTGACAAGCGTTGTTGATACGTATGATTCTACTGTCAACGACATGACAAACCCAGGTATATTTGCTAGCTGTTTCACCGACCACCACGCTTATCCTGATTATCTAATTGTCTTCAATACGACGAAATTGTGA
- the LOC136191264 gene encoding uncharacterized protein isoform X1, producing MRGNRYPSLCFSSPAKRARRLTPFRLEAILIILALPFWLLMRIRAVFCLLLPAVLACDDGCIFTAPIINSATNIYAERFGKYRENFNQSLEDVQLYRLESETFVLYSEGLTKPASQNVTVKSFVHLNGSRYDQTQRQKDGLPLPFECQCLPDKVGIYLHYRKAPLCDNCNITHFFWVNNKVLMARSILVHVLYEDNPLEKTYTVSANETKLHCPVNTKNVKWRHCLKDASCTEIPNQSGGIFIIHSPFENDTGYYQCFVQRSKSKPQDLANFRRKVVTNGKAFLQSTANSLTFATVMPSTLSTTHLTTTVAPSNSPANATVIPSTSSTTNLTTTVAPSNSTSGKEDSESRVGLVVGLSVVGVVVAAAVVGFCCYKRRKEDKSKDSPGETPMETMKTDKTKKRL from the exons ATGCGTGGTAACCGGTATCCATCTTTATGCTTCTCTTCTCCTGCGAAAAGAGCTAGA CGTCTAACGCCCTTCAGATTAGAAGCAATCCTCATCATTCTAGCGCTGCCTTTCTGG TTGCTCATGCGGATACGGGCggttttttgtcttcttcttccggcAGTGTTAGCTTGTGACGACGGTTGCATCTTTACAG CTCCAATAATTAACTCGGCCACAAATATTTACGCCGAGCGGTTTGGCAAATACAGGGAAAATTTCAATCAAAGCTTAGAAGACGTTCAACTGTACCGCTTAGAAAGCGAAACTTTCGTTTTATACTCGGAGGGTCTAACCAAACCAGCATCACAAAATGTCACAGTAAAAAGCTTCGTTCACCTTAACGGAAGTCGGTACGACCAAACTCAACGGCAAAAGGATGGCCTGCCTCTTCCTTTTGAATGCCAATGCCTGCCCGACAAAGTTGGAATTTATTTACATTATAGGAAGGCTCCGCTTTGTGATAACTGTAACATCACTCATTTCTTTTGGGTCAACAATAAAGTCCTAATGGCTAGATCCATCCTCGTCCACGTTCTGT ATGAAGATAATCCTTTGGAAAAAACGTACACAGTATCCGCCAATGAAACTAAGCTTCATTGCCCTGTGAATACAAAAAACGTAAAATGGAGGCACTGCTTGAAGGACGCATCTTGCACTGAAATTCCGAATCAAAGCGGAGGAATTTTCATAATACATAGTCCTTTCGAAAATGACACAGGCTATTACCAATGCTTCGTACAGCGCTCAAAATCGAAACCGCAAGACTTAGCAAATTTCAGAAGAAAAGTGGTAACGAACGGCAAAGCCTTTCTTCAATCAACAGCTAATTCTCTTACATTCGCCACGGTAATGCCTTCAACGTTATCAACCACACACTTAACTACGACGGTCGCGCCATCCAATTCACCTGCAAACGCGACGGTAATTCCTTCAACGTCATCAACCACAAATCTAACAACGACGGTCGCACCATCCAATTCGACGTCCGGAAAGGAAGACTCTGAGTCGAGGGTGGGTTTGGTGGTTGGACTGTCGGTGGTGGGGGTGGTggttgcggcggcggtggtggGGTTTTGTTGTTATAAGCGCCGCAAAGAAGATAAAAGTAAAGATTCTCCGGGCGAAACTCCCATGGAAACTATGAAAACCGATAAGACTAAAAAACGACTGTAG